A genomic region of Mitsuaria sp. 7 contains the following coding sequences:
- the lpxB gene encoding lipid-A-disaccharide synthase yields MSSTDPRLGLVAGEASGDLLASLLLQGLKARWPELSSAGIGGPKMQVQGFDAWWPSHKLSIFGYWDAIKNIRELLAIRRQLGDRLIAERPSIFVGVDAPDFNFGLEQRLRESGIKTVHFVCPSIWAWRPERVQTIKRSADHVLCLFPFEPAILEKAGIPSTYVGHPLADQIPFEPPREDARRDLGFGEHDTIVAILPGSRRSELDYIGPPLLDAARRMHQARPALRFVIPIAPGLRPMVEALMAQHGQGLPMTLVDGRAQDALAACDLTLVASGTATLEAALLKRPMVIAYKLHWFNAWRMKGKALLPWVGLPNVLARETLVPECLQDECTGERIAREGLAWLDDAPRRERLRERFLEIHQQLRCNTAQRAGDAIAKILGA; encoded by the coding sequence ATGAGTTCCACGGATCCTCGACTGGGCCTGGTGGCCGGCGAGGCCTCCGGAGATCTGCTCGCCAGCCTGCTGCTGCAGGGCCTGAAGGCGCGCTGGCCTGAGCTGAGCTCGGCCGGCATCGGCGGCCCGAAGATGCAGGTGCAGGGCTTCGACGCCTGGTGGCCCAGCCACAAGCTGTCGATCTTCGGCTACTGGGACGCGATCAAGAACATCCGCGAGCTGCTCGCGATCCGCCGGCAACTCGGAGACCGCCTGATCGCCGAGCGGCCGTCGATCTTCGTCGGCGTCGACGCGCCCGACTTCAACTTCGGCCTGGAACAGCGCCTGCGCGAGTCCGGCATCAAGACGGTCCACTTCGTCTGCCCGTCGATCTGGGCCTGGCGCCCGGAGCGCGTGCAGACGATCAAGCGCAGCGCGGACCACGTGCTGTGCCTGTTCCCGTTCGAGCCCGCGATCCTGGAAAAGGCGGGCATCCCGTCGACCTACGTCGGCCACCCGCTGGCCGACCAGATCCCGTTCGAGCCGCCGCGCGAGGACGCGCGACGCGACCTGGGCTTCGGGGAGCACGACACGATCGTGGCGATCCTGCCCGGCAGCCGTCGCAGCGAACTGGACTACATCGGCCCGCCGCTGCTCGACGCGGCGCGGCGCATGCATCAGGCCCGGCCCGCGCTGCGTTTCGTCATCCCGATCGCGCCGGGGCTGCGGCCCATGGTCGAGGCGCTGATGGCGCAGCACGGCCAGGGCCTGCCGATGACCCTGGTCGACGGCCGCGCGCAGGACGCGCTGGCCGCCTGCGACCTGACGCTGGTCGCGAGCGGCACCGCGACGCTGGAAGCGGCGCTGCTGAAGCGGCCCATGGTGATCGCCTACAAGCTGCACTGGTTCAACGCGTGGCGGATGAAGGGCAAGGCGCTGCTGCCGTGGGTCGGGCTGCCGAACGTGCTGGCGCGCGAGACGCTGGTGCCCGAGTGCCTGCAGGACGAGTGCACCGGCGAGCGCATCGCCCGCGAGGGCCTGGCGTGGCTGGACGACGCGCCGCGTCGGGAGCGGCTGCGCGAGCGCTTCCTCGAGATCCACCAACAGCTGCGCTGCAACACCGCGCAAAGGGCCGGCGATGCGATCGCGAAAATCCTCGGCGCCTGA
- the lpxA gene encoding acyl-ACP--UDP-N-acetylglucosamine O-acyltransferase translates to MARIHPTAIIDPQAQLDDTVQVGPYAVIGPEVRIGAGTRVGPHTVIEGRTTIGRDNAIFQFASIGAMPQDMSHGGEVTELVIGDRNTIREFCTFNTGTFKEQGVTRVGSDNWIMAYVHLAHDVIVGDHCVLANNATLAGHVHVGDWATIGGLTGVHQFVHVGAHAMIGFQGHVAQDVAPYMTVDGNPLEVRAVNLTGLRRRGFSNDRIGVIRQIHKLLFRDGTTLEQSVANIEALKQGQDAESMRDIQAMLDFLAGAKRGLVR, encoded by the coding sequence ATGGCCCGTATCCATCCCACCGCGATCATCGACCCGCAGGCCCAGCTCGACGACACCGTCCAGGTCGGCCCGTACGCGGTGATCGGCCCCGAGGTGCGCATCGGCGCCGGCACGCGCGTCGGTCCGCACACGGTGATCGAAGGCCGGACCACCATCGGTCGCGACAACGCCATCTTCCAGTTCGCGTCCATCGGCGCGATGCCGCAGGACATGAGCCATGGCGGCGAGGTGACGGAGCTGGTCATCGGCGACCGCAACACGATCCGCGAGTTCTGCACCTTCAACACCGGCACGTTCAAGGAGCAGGGCGTCACGCGCGTCGGCTCCGACAACTGGATCATGGCCTACGTGCACCTGGCGCATGACGTGATCGTCGGCGACCACTGCGTGCTGGCCAACAACGCGACGCTGGCCGGCCACGTGCATGTCGGCGACTGGGCGACCATCGGCGGCCTCACGGGCGTGCATCAGTTCGTGCACGTCGGCGCGCACGCGATGATCGGTTTCCAGGGCCATGTGGCGCAGGACGTCGCGCCCTACATGACGGTCGACGGCAACCCGCTGGAAGTGCGCGCGGTCAACCTGACCGGCCTGCGTCGCCGCGGCTTCAGCAACGACCGCATCGGCGTGATCCGCCAGATCCACAAGCTGCTGTTCCGCGACGGCACGACGCTGGAACAGTCCGTCGCGAACATCGAGGCGCTCAAGCAGGGCCAGGACGCCGAGTCGATGCGCGACATCCAGGCGATGCTGGACTTCCTGGCGGGCGCCAAGCGCGGCCTGGTCCGCTGA
- the fabZ gene encoding 3-hydroxyacyl-ACP dehydratase FabZ: MTETRIDIHGILEKLPHRYPILLVDRVLEVEKGVRIRAIKNVSINEPFFNGHFPHRPVMPGVLILEALAQAATLLAVESYNFTLDENHVVYFAGIDNARFKRPVEPGDQLILEVTLDRAKAGIYKFGAKAFVGTDIVAEAGLMCTMRKLDC; this comes from the coding sequence ATGACTGAGACCCGCATCGACATCCACGGCATCCTCGAGAAGCTGCCGCACCGTTACCCCATCCTGCTGGTCGACCGCGTCCTGGAAGTGGAGAAGGGCGTGCGCATCCGCGCGATCAAGAACGTCAGCATCAACGAGCCGTTCTTCAACGGTCACTTCCCGCACCGTCCGGTGATGCCGGGCGTGCTGATCCTCGAAGCGCTGGCGCAGGCCGCCACGCTGCTGGCGGTCGAGAGCTACAACTTCACGCTGGACGAGAACCACGTCGTCTACTTCGCCGGCATCGACAACGCGCGCTTCAAGCGTCCGGTCGAGCCGGGCGACCAGCTGATCCTCGAGGTCACGCTGGACCGCGCCAAGGCCGGCATCTACAAGTTCGGCGCCAAGGCCTTCGTGGGGACGGACATCGTGGCCGAGGCCGGCCTGATGTGCACCATGCGCAAGCTCGACTGCTGA
- the lpxD gene encoding UDP-3-O-(3-hydroxymyristoyl)glucosamine N-acyltransferase has protein sequence MTTKQVLVSDLIAALGGDLVGASSTAIRAIAPLEDAGADAISFLSNPKYEAQLTTTQAACVIVSPKLAEAAAARQGAGTTACCIVAPDPYLYFARLTQWWAANMRKPRATPAIHPTATVAPDAVIGKDVEVGPHAVIESGAVLGDGVRIGAHTIVEQDARVGAHTRFAPHVVFGHDCVIGERSMLHSGVVIGADGFGFAPTKHADGTPGVEWVKIEQLGAVRIGDGVEIGANTCVDRGALGDTVIADGVIIDNLVQIAHNVKIGKGTAIAGATAIAGSAEIGANCIVAGAARINGHIRITDGVQIGPTANISNSIDKPGAYAGMWPFEDAASWQKNAAALRGLYELRQRVRALEKKTT, from the coding sequence GTGACCACGAAGCAGGTTCTGGTCTCGGATCTGATCGCCGCCTTGGGCGGCGATCTTGTTGGTGCCTCCAGCACGGCGATCCGCGCGATCGCGCCGCTGGAAGACGCGGGCGCGGACGCGATCTCCTTCCTCTCGAATCCGAAGTATGAAGCGCAGCTCACGACCACGCAGGCCGCCTGCGTGATCGTGTCGCCCAAGCTGGCGGAAGCCGCCGCGGCCCGCCAGGGCGCCGGCACGACCGCGTGCTGCATCGTGGCGCCGGATCCCTACCTCTACTTCGCACGCCTGACCCAGTGGTGGGCCGCGAACATGCGCAAGCCGCGCGCCACGCCCGCCATCCATCCGACGGCGACCGTCGCCCCGGACGCGGTGATCGGCAAGGACGTGGAAGTGGGTCCGCATGCGGTGATCGAGTCCGGCGCGGTGCTGGGCGACGGTGTGCGCATCGGCGCGCACACGATCGTCGAGCAGGACGCCCGCGTCGGCGCGCACACGCGGTTCGCGCCGCACGTGGTGTTCGGCCATGACTGCGTGATCGGTGAGCGCTCCATGCTGCACAGCGGCGTCGTCATCGGCGCGGACGGTTTCGGCTTCGCACCGACCAAGCATGCCGACGGCACGCCCGGCGTCGAGTGGGTCAAGATCGAGCAGCTCGGCGCGGTGCGCATCGGCGACGGTGTCGAGATCGGCGCCAACACCTGCGTGGACCGCGGCGCGCTGGGCGACACGGTGATCGCCGACGGCGTCATCATCGACAACCTGGTCCAGATCGCGCACAACGTGAAGATCGGCAAGGGCACGGCGATCGCCGGCGCGACGGCCATCGCCGGCAGCGCGGAGATCGGCGCCAACTGCATCGTGGCCGGCGCGGCGCGGATCAACGGCCACATCCGCATCACTGACGGCGTGCAGATCGGCCCGACGGCCAACATCAGCAACAGCATCGACAAGCCCGGCGCCTACGCCGGCATGTGGCCCTTCGAGGACGCCGCATCGTGGCAGAAGAATGCCGCCGCCCTGCGCGGGCTCTATGAGCTGCGCCAGCGCGTTCGTGCCCTGGAAAAGAAGACGACATGA
- a CDS encoding OmpH family outer membrane protein, which translates to MKSKLSQIVATVLLTGAATLGAQAQEVKIGYVNSERILRETNLAKAAETKLQAEFSRREKALVDLETKLRGAAEKLDKDGPALGEAERGRRQRELIEQDRDLQRKRREFNEDVSQRKNEELSAVVEKANKVIKQIFEQEKYDLIVQDAIHASPRVDITKKVIDALNSQK; encoded by the coding sequence ATGAAGAGCAAGCTGTCGCAGATCGTCGCCACCGTCCTCCTGACGGGCGCGGCGACGCTGGGCGCGCAAGCCCAGGAAGTCAAGATCGGCTACGTCAACAGCGAGCGGATCCTGCGCGAGACCAACCTGGCCAAGGCGGCGGAAACGAAGCTGCAGGCCGAGTTCAGCCGTCGCGAGAAGGCGCTGGTCGACCTGGAGACCAAGCTGCGCGGCGCCGCCGAGAAGCTCGACAAGGACGGCCCGGCGCTGGGCGAGGCCGAGCGCGGTCGCCGCCAGCGCGAGCTGATCGAGCAGGACCGCGACCTGCAGCGCAAGCGCCGCGAGTTCAACGAGGACGTCTCCCAGCGCAAGAACGAGGAACTCTCCGCCGTGGTCGAGAAGGCCAACAAGGTCATCAAGCAGATCTTCGAGCAGGAGAAGTACGATCTGATCGTTCAGGACGCGATTCATGCCAGCCCCCGCGTGGACATCACGAAGAAGGTGATCGACGCGCTCAACAGTCAGAAATGA
- the bamA gene encoding outer membrane protein assembly factor BamA yields MPRFLPDALRPHVIQLAVLATALQAGSAWAAEPFVLKDIRVEGLQRTDPGTVFAALPFRIGDTYNDEKGAAALRALFATGLFKDVRINLDTDAVVIVIEERPIIANVGFVGLKEFDTEALTKSLKDVGIGEGKPFDKALADRAEQELKRQYLTRSLYGAEVTTTITPIERNRVNVSFSVTEGEPAKIAEIRILGNKVFSEGTLTGLLEQTTSGWLTWYTKTDRYSRAKLNADLETIRSYYLNRGYLEFNVESTQVTISPDKQSISIAITINEGQPYTVNAIKLEGDFMGRDDEFRRLIALKPGQPYNGEAVAQTTRNFQDLYGTFGYAFARVESRPEIDRATGQVSVTLVGEPQRRVYVRRVLISGNTRTRDEVIRREFRQFESSWYDGARIKASRDRVERLGYFKDVTIDTNEVPGSPDQVDVTLTVTERPTGNIQIGAGYSSASKLSLSGSISQENVFGSGNYLGIQVNTASTGRSLGVTTVDPYFTVDGVSRAIDVFYRTVKPINNLGEEYEFASYGGSVKFGVPFSEDDTVFFGIGYETTRITTRTGLPNSYWLFREQFGSSAISIPLTIGWKKDNRDSVITPTAGAMKRVNLELSPVGDSRYTIANLQYQEFFPLGRKFSLMVNGEFAYGKGLSGRPYPIFKNFYGGGLGSVRVFEPGTLGPVDVTGSYTGGNRKFNLNTEFYVPVPGSGNDKSFRLFAFLDAGNVWGQDEKLTFGDVRASAGAGISWLSPMGPLRLSYGSPIRKKPTDRIERFQFQIGTAF; encoded by the coding sequence ATGCCCCGATTCCTGCCCGACGCCCTGCGCCCCCACGTGATCCAACTGGCGGTGCTGGCCACCGCGCTGCAAGCGGGTTCCGCCTGGGCGGCCGAACCCTTCGTCCTCAAGGACATCCGCGTCGAAGGTCTGCAACGGACCGATCCGGGCACGGTGTTCGCGGCGCTGCCGTTCCGCATCGGCGACACCTACAACGATGAGAAGGGCGCCGCCGCGCTGCGCGCGCTGTTCGCGACCGGCCTGTTCAAGGACGTGCGCATCAACCTCGACACCGATGCCGTCGTCATCGTGATCGAGGAACGTCCCATCATCGCCAACGTCGGCTTCGTCGGCCTGAAGGAGTTCGACACCGAAGCGCTGACCAAGTCGCTGAAGGACGTGGGCATCGGCGAAGGCAAGCCCTTCGACAAGGCCCTGGCCGACCGCGCCGAGCAGGAACTGAAGCGTCAATACCTGACCCGCTCGCTGTACGGCGCCGAGGTCACGACGACCATCACCCCGATCGAGCGCAACCGCGTCAACGTCAGCTTCTCGGTGACCGAAGGCGAGCCGGCCAAGATCGCGGAGATCCGCATCCTGGGCAACAAGGTCTTCAGCGAAGGCACGCTGACGGGGCTGCTCGAGCAGACCACCTCCGGCTGGCTGACCTGGTACACGAAGACCGACCGCTACTCCCGCGCCAAGCTGAACGCGGACCTGGAAACGATCCGCTCGTACTACCTGAACCGCGGCTACCTCGAGTTCAACGTCGAGTCGACGCAGGTCACGATCTCGCCGGACAAGCAGAGCATCAGCATCGCGATCACGATCAACGAAGGCCAGCCCTACACGGTCAACGCGATCAAGCTCGAAGGTGACTTCATGGGCCGCGACGACGAGTTCCGCCGCCTGATCGCGCTCAAGCCCGGCCAGCCGTACAACGGCGAGGCGGTGGCGCAGACGACGCGCAACTTCCAGGACCTCTACGGCACCTTCGGCTACGCCTTCGCGCGCGTCGAAAGCCGCCCGGAGATCGACCGCGCGACCGGCCAGGTGTCGGTGACGCTGGTCGGCGAACCGCAGCGCCGCGTCTACGTGCGGCGCGTGCTGATCTCGGGCAACACCCGCACGCGGGACGAAGTGATCCGCCGCGAGTTCCGGCAGTTCGAATCGTCCTGGTACGACGGCGCCCGCATCAAGGCCTCGCGCGACCGCGTCGAGCGCCTGGGCTACTTCAAGGACGTCACGATCGACACCAACGAGGTCCCGGGTTCGCCCGACCAGGTCGACGTGACGCTGACGGTGACCGAGCGCCCGACCGGCAACATCCAGATCGGCGCCGGCTACTCGAGCGCGAGCAAGCTGTCGCTGTCGGGGTCGATCTCGCAGGAGAACGTGTTCGGCTCCGGCAACTACCTGGGCATCCAGGTGAACACCGCCAGCACCGGCCGCTCGCTGGGCGTGACGACGGTGGACCCGTACTTCACGGTCGACGGCGTGTCCCGCGCGATCGACGTGTTCTACCGGACCGTCAAGCCGATCAACAACCTCGGCGAGGAATACGAGTTCGCCTCGTACGGCGGCTCGGTCAAGTTCGGCGTGCCGTTCTCCGAGGACGACACCGTGTTCTTCGGCATCGGCTACGAAACCACGCGCATCACGACGCGCACCGGCCTGCCCAACAGCTACTGGCTGTTCCGCGAGCAGTTCGGCTCGTCGGCGATCTCGATCCCGCTGACGATCGGCTGGAAGAAGGACAACCGCGACTCCGTGATCACGCCGACTGCCGGCGCGATGAAGCGGGTGAACCTGGAACTGAGCCCGGTCGGCGATTCGCGCTACACCATCGCCAACCTGCAGTACCAGGAGTTCTTCCCGCTGGGCCGCAAGTTCTCGCTGATGGTCAACGGCGAGTTCGCCTACGGCAAGGGCCTGAGCGGCCGGCCGTATCCGATCTTCAAGAACTTCTACGGCGGTGGCCTGGGTTCGGTGCGGGTGTTCGAGCCCGGCACGCTGGGCCCGGTCGACGTGACCGGTTCGTACACCGGCGGCAACCGCAAGTTCAACCTGAACACCGAGTTCTACGTGCCGGTGCCGGGATCGGGCAACGACAAGAGCTTCCGTCTGTTCGCGTTCCTCGACGCGGGCAACGTGTGGGGCCAGGACGAGAAGCTCACGTTCGGTGACGTGCGTGCCTCGGCCGGCGCGGGGATCAGCTGGCTGTCGCCGATGGGTCCGCTGCGGCTCAGCTACGGCTCGCCGATCCGCAAGAAGCCCACGGATAGAATCGAGCGATTCCAATTCCAGATCGGGACTGCATTCTGA
- the rseP gene encoding RIP metalloprotease RseP encodes MLSQVLYFLVTLGILIVIHEWGHYRVARACGVKVLRFSVGFGRVLLRRRKSPDSTEFTLSAIPLGGYVRMLDESDGPVAPDQQSQAFNRKTLWQRAAIVAAGPAANLILAVLLFAVVGWIGREEPKALLGSPTAGGLAERAGLRAGDWVQAWSNDGQEWDDVRSMPDFGWQLAQAVADRQPLLISVSDAAGHGRRTVRLDTDTLESRDFDEKTMGRIGLGGVFVEPVLGRMVDGEPAQAAGLLPGDRVLRVNDEAVPDVSWFIQRVRRAIVDGQPEPLRVVVRRDGQQLERVVTPRVEINGEQRVARIGAGFDARPASVMVHYGPIESVRQGLTRTWELSALTVKTLGRMLIGEASVKNLSGPLTIAKAADQSASLGLTAFLSFLAAVSVSLGVLNLLPLPMLDGGHLMYYLFEGLSGRPVSEWWHKQLQRAGIAVVLLMMSLALFNDLTRTLGLH; translated from the coding sequence ATGCTTTCCCAAGTCCTCTATTTCCTCGTCACGCTGGGCATCCTCATCGTCATCCACGAGTGGGGCCACTACCGCGTGGCGCGTGCCTGCGGGGTCAAGGTGCTGCGTTTCTCGGTGGGCTTCGGCCGCGTGCTGCTTCGTCGCCGCAAGTCGCCCGACAGCACCGAGTTCACGCTCAGCGCGATTCCGCTGGGCGGCTACGTCCGCATGCTCGACGAGAGCGACGGCCCGGTGGCGCCCGACCAGCAATCGCAGGCCTTCAACCGCAAGACGCTCTGGCAGCGCGCGGCGATCGTCGCGGCGGGGCCCGCGGCCAACCTGATCCTGGCGGTGCTGCTGTTCGCGGTCGTCGGCTGGATCGGCCGCGAGGAGCCGAAGGCGCTGCTCGGTTCCCCGACGGCGGGCGGCCTCGCTGAACGCGCCGGCCTGCGCGCCGGCGACTGGGTGCAGGCCTGGTCCAACGACGGGCAGGAGTGGGACGACGTCCGCTCGATGCCTGACTTCGGATGGCAGTTGGCGCAGGCCGTCGCGGACCGGCAGCCGCTGCTGATCAGCGTCAGCGACGCGGCGGGCCATGGTCGCCGCACCGTGCGCCTGGACACCGACACGCTGGAGAGTCGCGACTTCGACGAGAAGACGATGGGCCGCATCGGCCTGGGCGGCGTGTTCGTCGAACCGGTGCTGGGCCGCATGGTCGACGGCGAGCCCGCGCAGGCCGCGGGGCTGCTGCCCGGCGATCGCGTGCTGCGCGTCAACGACGAGGCGGTGCCGGACGTCTCCTGGTTCATCCAGCGCGTGCGCCGCGCCATCGTCGACGGCCAGCCGGAGCCGCTGCGCGTGGTCGTGCGTCGCGACGGCCAGCAGCTGGAACGCGTGGTCACGCCGCGCGTCGAGATCAACGGCGAGCAGCGCGTGGCCCGCATCGGCGCGGGCTTCGACGCCCGTCCGGCGAGCGTCATGGTGCACTACGGTCCCATCGAATCGGTACGGCAAGGCCTGACCCGCACCTGGGAACTCAGCGCGCTCACGGTGAAGACGCTGGGCCGGATGTTGATCGGTGAAGCTTCGGTAAAGAACCTGAGCGGACCCCTCACGATCGCCAAGGCGGCGGACCAGTCGGCGAGCCTCGGCTTGACTGCTTTCCTGAGCTTCCTCGCGGCCGTCAGCGTGAGCCTCGGCGTGCTGAACCTGCTGCCGCTGCCGATGCTCGATGGCGGACACCTGATGTATTATCTTTTCGAGGGTTTGAGCGGCCGCCCTGTCTCTGAGTGGTGGCACAAGCAGCTGCAACGCGCAGGCATTGCCGTCGTGCTGCTGATGATGAGCCTGGCCCTTTTCAACGATCTGACCCGCACGCTGGGTCTGCACTGA
- the ispC gene encoding 1-deoxy-D-xylulose-5-phosphate reductoisomerase codes for MTDHFHRPQQVCVLGSTGSIGTSTLDVIARHPDRYRVFALSAMSRVDELAAQCVQFQPRFAVLPDAALAAQLRAKLRDAGSRTEVLDGMAALSEVAAHPDVDAVMAAIVGAAGLPPAMAAARAGKRLLLANKEAIVLGGALFMRAVAEGGATLLPVDSEHSAIFQCLPEDRSTWAQRIDHIVLTASGGPFRQRDPASLADVTPEQACAHPNWVMGRKISVDSATMMNKALEVIEARWLFDLKPEQIKVLIHPQSIVHSMVVCRDHSVLAQLGTPDMRVPIAYALAFPERIATGAEVLDLLKTPSLAFEEADARRFPGLHLSWQALRAAEGSTAVLNAANEEAVAAFLDRRLRFDHICRVNREVLESVNPEAGEVDSVEGLLALDGRARRQARQQIAALAAAV; via the coding sequence ATGACCGACCACTTCCACCGCCCGCAGCAGGTCTGCGTGCTGGGTTCCACCGGATCCATCGGCACCAGCACGCTGGACGTGATCGCACGCCACCCGGACCGTTACCGTGTCTTCGCCCTGTCGGCGATGAGCCGCGTCGACGAACTCGCCGCGCAGTGCGTGCAGTTCCAGCCGCGCTTCGCCGTGCTGCCGGATGCGGCGCTCGCCGCGCAACTGCGCGCGAAGCTGCGTGACGCCGGGTCCCGCACTGAAGTGCTCGACGGCATGGCCGCGCTGAGCGAGGTCGCCGCGCATCCCGACGTCGATGCCGTCATGGCCGCGATCGTCGGCGCCGCCGGCCTGCCGCCGGCGATGGCCGCGGCGCGCGCGGGCAAGCGGCTGCTGCTCGCGAACAAGGAAGCCATCGTGCTCGGCGGCGCGCTGTTCATGCGCGCGGTCGCGGAGGGCGGCGCGACGCTGCTGCCGGTGGACTCGGAACACTCGGCGATCTTCCAGTGCCTGCCGGAGGACCGCTCGACCTGGGCGCAACGCATCGATCACATCGTGCTGACCGCGTCCGGCGGTCCGTTCCGCCAACGCGATCCGGCCTCGCTCGCCGACGTCACGCCTGAGCAGGCCTGCGCCCATCCGAACTGGGTGATGGGCCGCAAGATCTCGGTCGACTCCGCGACCATGATGAACAAGGCGCTCGAGGTCATCGAGGCGCGCTGGCTCTTCGACCTGAAGCCCGAGCAGATCAAGGTGCTGATCCACCCGCAGAGCATCGTGCATTCGATGGTGGTCTGCCGCGACCACTCGGTCCTGGCCCAGCTGGGCACGCCCGACATGCGCGTGCCCATCGCGTACGCGCTGGCCTTCCCCGAACGCATCGCGACCGGCGCCGAGGTGCTGGACCTGCTGAAGACGCCCAGCCTCGCCTTCGAGGAGGCCGACGCGCGCCGCTTCCCCGGCCTGCATCTGTCGTGGCAGGCGCTGCGCGCGGCCGAGGGCAGCACCGCGGTGCTGAACGCCGCGAACGAGGAGGCGGTCGCCGCCTTCCTCGACCGCCGACTGCGCTTCGATCACATCTGCCGTGTCAACCGCGAGGTGCTCGAATCCGTGAATCCCGAGGCCGGCGAGGTCGACAGCGTCGAGGGCCTGCTGGCGCTCGACGGACGCGCCCGCCGGCAGGCGCGACAGCAGATCGCGGCGCTGGCCGCGGCGGTCTGA
- a CDS encoding phosphatidate cytidylyltransferase yields MLIQRVITALVLLAILLPALFASNPMWFALLTLVMIAAAGWEWSRLNGKPGVAALAFGAVLAAACAATFWLVGFNVPSWCWWLAGGIWVLGGVRALAVGVAGWPKLSPVLRLVLGAVLLWAAWLALIVARQRGINFLLSAMCLVWMADIAAYFSGKAFGKRKLAPAISPGKSWEGAIGGLVGVIVLGFIWVHVIDVRVPVDSASLYTVLVKRVGVVSLLALVFLSAMSVVGDLFESLVKRAAGAKDSSQLLPGHGGVLDRVDALLPVLPLALALTSL; encoded by the coding sequence ATGCTGATCCAGCGCGTGATCACGGCCCTGGTGCTGTTGGCGATCCTGCTGCCGGCGCTGTTCGCGTCGAATCCGATGTGGTTCGCGCTGCTGACGCTGGTGATGATCGCGGCGGCCGGTTGGGAATGGTCCCGGCTGAACGGCAAGCCCGGCGTGGCGGCGCTCGCGTTCGGCGCCGTGCTCGCGGCCGCCTGCGCGGCGACGTTCTGGCTCGTCGGCTTCAACGTGCCGTCCTGGTGCTGGTGGCTGGCCGGTGGCATCTGGGTGCTGGGTGGCGTACGCGCGCTCGCGGTCGGCGTCGCCGGCTGGCCGAAGCTGTCGCCGGTGCTGAGACTGGTGCTCGGCGCGGTGCTGCTGTGGGCCGCCTGGCTCGCGCTGATCGTCGCGCGGCAGCGCGGCATCAATTTCCTGCTGTCGGCGATGTGCCTGGTCTGGATGGCCGACATCGCCGCGTATTTCTCCGGCAAGGCCTTCGGCAAGCGCAAGCTCGCGCCGGCGATCAGCCCGGGCAAGAGCTGGGAAGGTGCGATCGGCGGCCTGGTCGGCGTGATCGTGCTGGGCTTCATCTGGGTCCATGTGATCGATGTGCGCGTGCCTGTCGACTCGGCGTCGCTGTACACGGTGCTGGTGAAGCGCGTCGGTGTCGTGTCGCTGCTGGCGCTGGTCTTCCTGTCGGCGATGAGCGTCGTCGGCGATCTCTTCGAATCCCTGGTCAAACGGGCCGCCGGCGCCAAGGACAGCAGCCAGCTGCTGCCCGGCCACGGCGGCGTCCTGGACCGCGTCGACGCGCTGCTGCCCGTGCTGCCGCTGGCCCTGGCGCTGACTTCCCTCTGA
- the uppS gene encoding polyprenyl diphosphate synthase has protein sequence MSADSKAGVPRHVAIVMDGNGRWAKKRFLPRFFGHKQGVDALVRVVQACIDREIEYLTVFAFSSENWKRPSDEVSGLMGLVLAAVSRYLARMGAMGVRIRIVGDREAVSDKLRAAWAEAEGSTAHNSKLTLNVAFNYGGRWDIVQACRKAMEAGVPPAELTEARLSEFMAMSYAPDPDLFIRTGGELRISNFMLWQTAYTEFVFSDCLWPEFGEAQLDEAIAAFRARDRRFGGVNVPGVAQEA, from the coding sequence GTGAGCGCCGACAGCAAGGCGGGAGTGCCCCGCCATGTGGCCATCGTCATGGATGGCAACGGTCGTTGGGCGAAGAAGCGCTTCCTCCCGCGCTTCTTCGGCCACAAGCAGGGCGTGGACGCCCTGGTGCGGGTGGTCCAGGCCTGCATCGATCGCGAGATCGAGTACCTCACCGTCTTCGCCTTCTCCAGCGAGAACTGGAAGCGTCCCAGCGACGAGGTGTCCGGCCTGATGGGCCTGGTGCTGGCGGCGGTGTCGCGTTACCTGGCCCGCATGGGCGCGATGGGCGTGCGCATCCGCATCGTCGGCGACCGCGAGGCGGTGTCCGACAAGCTGCGGGCCGCCTGGGCCGAAGCCGAGGGCTCCACCGCCCACAATTCCAAGCTGACGCTGAACGTCGCGTTCAACTACGGCGGCCGCTGGGACATCGTCCAGGCCTGCCGCAAGGCGATGGAAGCGGGCGTGCCGCCGGCCGAGCTGACCGAGGCCCGGCTGTCCGAGTTCATGGCGATGAGCTATGCGCCGGACCCCGACCTCTTCATCCGCACCGGCGGCGAACTGCGCATCAGCAACTTCATGCTGTGGCAGACCGCGTACACCGAGTTCGTGTTCTCCGACTGCCTGTGGCCCGAGTTCGGCGAGGCGCAACTGGACGAGGCGATCGCCGCGTTCCGGGCGCGCGACCGCCGCTTCGGCGGGGTGAACGTTCCGGGCGTCGCCCAGGAGGCTTGA